Proteins found in one Anopheles cruzii unplaced genomic scaffold, idAnoCruzAS_RS32_06 scaffold00798_ctg1, whole genome shotgun sequence genomic segment:
- the LOC128276247 gene encoding bcl-2-related ovarian killer protein homolog B-like, with protein sequence MERIYPWIYTGIARQLRMQGTAPMLLSAITRDLFKLDIPLGKVAITGGFSADCIRQGHPEYLPKLLEGLANVIEDEPVAWISEEKITFTGRCLVWACCVMGLFIVVFLLKTF encoded by the coding sequence ATGGAGCGAATTTACCCGTGGATCTACACCGGAATCGCGCGCCAGCTGAGAATGCAGGGAACGGCTCCGATGCTGCTGAGCGCGATCACCCGCGATCTCTTCAAGTTGGACATCCCGTTAGGCAAGGTCGCCATCACCGGCGGCTTCTCGGCCGACTGCATCCGCCAGGGTCACCCGGAGTATCTGCCGAAGCTGCTGGAAGGCTTGGCGAACGTGATCGAGGACGAGCCTGTAGCGTGGATCTCCGAGGAGAAGATCACCTTTACGGGCCGCTGCCTGGTGTGGGCCTGCTGTGTGATGGGACTGTTCATTGTGgtgtttctccttaagaccttcg